From Leifsonia sp. fls2-241-R2A-40a, one genomic window encodes:
- a CDS encoding serine hydrolase, producing MTAADALLDRFVRSVDREGLGAYGAHALVGEDEAAHRWRSDDRENVFSVSKGVSALAAGIAVDQGVLTLDTTVSEALPDLQLGDGVDRVTLRHLLTMSSGIDFVWFGDQPVPGPDLAQEMLRRPTRGPGEHFQYSDASTYVAMRMLGAAVGDVRDWLLPRLFEPLGIDNPQWMRCPLGWIVAGSGLYLRTGELARIGRVLRDRGEWRGERIVSAAWIDGMHADWRDTGEDPATDRYGLAVWEGPSGLWRFDGRYGQYVVVDDERGAALTVTAHEEFRTGRLLEAVHEALLG from the coding sequence ATGACCGCTGCGGATGCGCTTCTCGATCGTTTCGTCCGTTCCGTCGATCGGGAGGGGCTCGGCGCCTACGGCGCGCACGCCCTCGTCGGTGAGGACGAGGCGGCGCACCGCTGGCGCAGCGACGACCGCGAGAACGTCTTCTCGGTGTCGAAGGGCGTCAGCGCCTTGGCGGCCGGCATCGCCGTGGACCAGGGCGTCCTGACCCTCGACACGACCGTCTCCGAGGCGCTTCCGGACCTTCAGCTCGGCGACGGGGTCGACCGCGTCACGCTCCGTCACCTGCTGACCATGTCCAGCGGGATCGACTTCGTCTGGTTCGGCGACCAGCCGGTGCCCGGGCCCGACCTCGCGCAGGAGATGCTGCGGCGCCCCACTCGCGGGCCGGGCGAGCACTTCCAGTACTCCGACGCGAGCACGTACGTCGCCATGCGGATGCTGGGGGCGGCCGTCGGCGATGTGCGGGACTGGCTGCTTCCGCGCCTCTTCGAGCCGCTCGGCATCGACAACCCGCAGTGGATGCGGTGCCCGCTGGGCTGGATCGTCGCCGGGAGCGGGCTGTACCTGCGCACCGGGGAGCTCGCGCGCATCGGTCGCGTGCTGCGCGATCGCGGCGAGTGGCGCGGAGAACGGATCGTGAGCGCCGCGTGGATCGACGGGATGCACGCGGACTGGCGCGACACGGGGGAGGACCCGGCGACGGACCGCTACGGCCTCGCGGTCTGGGAGGGGCCGTCGGGGCTCTGGCGGTTCGACGGGCGCTATGGGCAGTACGTCGTCGTCGACGACGAGCGCGGCGCCGCGCTCACTGTGACGGCGCACGAGGAGTTCCGCACCGGGCGCCTGCTGGAAGCTGTCCACGAGGCACTTCTGGGCTGA
- a CDS encoding ROK family transcriptional regulator, with protein sequence MTTTEVQSSTGGLAPGRALRPRAKVLPEHARSHNRSLVLQTLYRSGQRSRADLARETGLTRVTVSDLVAELLAEGLVIELGQRESARPGKPAVLLDIDRTAHQIIGVDLSDHDRFHGAVMDLDGEILARAEVMLADSEDAEAATGEAAAARVDALVERLVAAATAPILGVGVGSPGVVDLAGTILTAPNLGWDDLPLQQRLGIRTGLPVVVANDANVAALAEHTYGDAQGDMMLIRVGHGIGAGLLVAGALVYGSHFAAGEIGQVMVGTDLGLDATYSRDQVLEHWLSVPQLQRGIHQAQADGVDATPILREAGQRLGIALAPVVGALNLSEIVLSGPTELLDGPLAEATVHTLRNRTMAENHADLSLRMTTQGQDIVLRGAAVLVLSGQLGVS encoded by the coding sequence ATGACGACGACCGAGGTGCAGAGCAGCACCGGAGGGCTGGCCCCGGGCCGGGCACTCCGGCCGCGCGCCAAGGTGCTTCCGGAGCACGCGCGCAGCCACAACCGGTCGCTCGTGCTGCAGACCCTCTACCGGTCCGGTCAGCGGAGCCGCGCCGATCTGGCGCGCGAGACGGGGCTGACCCGGGTGACGGTGTCCGACCTCGTCGCCGAGCTGCTCGCCGAAGGGCTCGTCATCGAGCTGGGCCAGCGCGAATCCGCCCGGCCGGGGAAGCCCGCCGTCCTGCTCGACATCGACCGGACGGCCCACCAGATCATCGGCGTGGACCTCAGCGATCACGACCGCTTCCACGGCGCAGTGATGGATCTCGACGGCGAGATCCTGGCGCGTGCCGAGGTCATGCTGGCCGACAGCGAAGACGCCGAGGCCGCCACGGGCGAAGCCGCCGCGGCCCGGGTGGATGCTCTCGTCGAGCGCCTCGTCGCCGCGGCGACGGCGCCGATCCTCGGCGTCGGCGTCGGCTCGCCCGGCGTCGTCGACCTGGCGGGCACCATCCTCACAGCCCCCAACCTCGGCTGGGACGACCTCCCGCTGCAGCAGCGCCTGGGCATCCGGACGGGGCTGCCCGTGGTCGTCGCGAACGACGCCAACGTCGCAGCACTCGCCGAGCACACGTACGGCGACGCACAGGGCGACATGATGCTCATCCGGGTCGGCCACGGCATCGGGGCCGGACTCCTCGTCGCGGGCGCCCTCGTCTACGGCAGCCACTTCGCGGCCGGCGAGATCGGGCAGGTCATGGTCGGGACCGACCTCGGGCTCGACGCCACCTACAGCCGGGATCAGGTGCTCGAGCACTGGCTGAGCGTCCCGCAGCTGCAGCGCGGCATCCACCAGGCGCAGGCCGACGGTGTGGATGCGACGCCCATCCTGCGCGAAGCGGGCCAGCGGCTCGGCATCGCACTCGCGCCGGTCGTCGGCGCCCTCAACCTGTCGGAGATCGTGCTCAGCGGCCCGACCGAACTGCTCGACGGACCCCTCGCTGAGGCGACCGTCCACACGCTCCGGAACCGGACGATGGCCGAGAACCACGCCGATCTGTCCCTCCGGATGACCACGCAGGGGCAGGACATCGTCCTCCGCGGCGCGGCCGTACTCGTCCTCTCCGGACAACTCGGGGTCTCGTGA
- a CDS encoding extracellular solute-binding protein, giving the protein MKRKLVGLAAVATASALVLAGCASGGSSTGASTDGKGKTVTLWLVGSDTPDALRTYLKTEFNKETGANLKIEQQDWGDIVTKLTTALPDANNTPDVTEMGNTQSPTFTNVGAFLDISDMYKELGGSDLLQSFVEAGKVDGKNYTLPYYFGSRYMFYRKDVYQAAGVSVPTTLDQFNTGVADITAKNPKGIANFSGFFLGGQDWRDGISWIFANGGDIAKKDGDKWKATLESEDSLKGLQQLQDLYKNASKAPNDAKDSNQYIYLNDSDQTLDADGNKTGDTSLAAATIMAPGWAHWSIGDLGKGADGKPTRTWNDATFGTYVLPGNDGKPAPVFAGGSNIGISAKTKEPGLSKTLLKIMFSKEYQEMLGKNGLGPANSKYTSSLGDDQFAKALIESASNSKLTPAAPGWASVEAGNVMEEFFSKIRDASDLKALAQEYDKKIDALLNVKS; this is encoded by the coding sequence ATGAAGAGAAAGCTCGTCGGCCTCGCCGCAGTGGCTACGGCTTCCGCTCTCGTGCTCGCCGGATGCGCCTCGGGAGGCTCCTCCACCGGGGCCAGCACCGACGGCAAGGGCAAGACGGTCACCCTGTGGCTCGTCGGCTCCGACACTCCGGACGCGCTCCGCACGTACCTCAAGACGGAGTTCAACAAGGAGACCGGCGCCAACCTCAAGATCGAGCAGCAGGACTGGGGCGACATCGTCACCAAGCTCACCACCGCTCTCCCTGACGCGAACAACACGCCGGACGTGACGGAGATGGGCAACACCCAGTCGCCGACCTTCACGAACGTCGGCGCGTTCCTCGACATCTCCGACATGTACAAGGAGCTCGGCGGAAGCGACCTGCTCCAGTCGTTCGTCGAGGCCGGAAAGGTGGACGGCAAGAACTACACGCTGCCGTACTACTTCGGCTCGCGCTACATGTTCTACCGCAAGGACGTCTATCAGGCCGCCGGCGTCAGCGTACCGACGACGCTCGACCAGTTCAACACCGGCGTCGCCGACATCACCGCCAAGAACCCGAAGGGGATCGCCAACTTCTCCGGATTCTTCCTCGGGGGCCAGGACTGGCGCGACGGCATCTCCTGGATCTTCGCCAACGGCGGGGACATCGCCAAGAAGGACGGCGACAAGTGGAAGGCGACCCTCGAGTCCGAGGACTCGCTGAAGGGTCTCCAGCAGCTGCAGGACCTGTACAAGAACGCATCCAAGGCGCCGAACGACGCCAAGGACTCGAACCAGTACATCTACCTGAACGACAGCGACCAGACCCTGGACGCCGACGGCAACAAGACCGGTGACACGTCGCTGGCCGCCGCCACCATCATGGCTCCGGGATGGGCGCACTGGTCGATCGGCGACCTGGGCAAGGGCGCTGACGGCAAGCCGACCCGCACCTGGAACGACGCCACCTTCGGCACCTACGTCCTCCCGGGCAACGACGGCAAGCCTGCTCCCGTGTTCGCGGGCGGCTCCAACATCGGCATCTCGGCCAAGACCAAGGAGCCGGGCCTGTCGAAGACGCTGCTGAAGATCATGTTCTCGAAGGAGTACCAGGAGATGCTGGGCAAGAACGGCCTCGGCCCGGCGAACTCCAAGTACACCTCGTCGCTCGGCGACGACCAGTTCGCCAAGGCGCTGATCGAGTCGGCCTCCAACTCCAAGCTCACGCCGGCCGCGCCGGGCTGGGCCTCGGTGGAGGCGGGCAACGTGATGGAGGAGTTCTTCTCCAAGATCCGCGACGCCTCCGACCTGAAGGCGCTGGCGCAGGAGTACGACAAGAAGATCGACGCTCTGCTCAACGTCAAGAGCTGA
- a CDS encoding sugar ABC transporter permease — protein sequence MTATEDTRIAAAPPSAPRRDAPRRRRGRFTPYALLLPAIIILLVALGYPIVWQLVTSLQHFGLAQQFGKPADFVWFDNYITLFTDSYTWVVVGRSIAFCLVTALVTVVIGVGMALLMNAVNKVVRIILQVSLLLAWAMPVVAAMTVWNWLFDWRRGVVNYVLTSWGLDFQDHNWLQNPLSFFFVAMVIVTWMSVPFVAFSVYAGLTQVSTEVLEAAQMDGARGWQRLRFIILPIIRPVLGIVLLLQIIWDLRVFAQIKLLQDKGSIASETNLLGTYIYQLGVGSSDFAMASAVSVFVLVLTVALSWFYVRSLLKEDES from the coding sequence GTGACCGCCACCGAAGACACCCGCATCGCCGCGGCCCCGCCGTCGGCGCCCAGGCGCGACGCCCCGCGCCGGCGCCGCGGGAGGTTCACGCCGTACGCCCTGCTGCTGCCGGCCATCATCATCCTGCTCGTCGCCCTCGGCTACCCGATCGTCTGGCAGCTCGTCACCTCGCTGCAGCACTTCGGGCTGGCGCAGCAGTTCGGCAAGCCCGCCGACTTCGTCTGGTTCGACAACTACATCACCCTCTTCACCGACTCCTACACGTGGGTGGTCGTCGGGCGGTCCATCGCCTTCTGCCTCGTCACGGCGCTCGTCACGGTCGTCATCGGCGTCGGGATGGCGCTGCTGATGAACGCGGTGAACAAGGTCGTCCGCATCATCCTGCAGGTCTCGCTGCTGCTCGCCTGGGCCATGCCCGTCGTGGCCGCGATGACCGTCTGGAACTGGCTGTTCGACTGGCGCCGCGGCGTCGTCAACTACGTGCTCACCTCGTGGGGGCTCGACTTCCAGGACCACAACTGGCTGCAGAACCCGCTCTCCTTCTTCTTCGTCGCGATGGTGATCGTGACGTGGATGAGCGTCCCCTTCGTCGCCTTCTCCGTCTACGCGGGGCTGACCCAGGTCTCCACCGAGGTGCTCGAGGCCGCGCAGATGGACGGCGCCCGGGGATGGCAGCGGCTGCGCTTCATCATCCTGCCGATCATCCGGCCCGTGCTCGGCATCGTGCTGCTGCTCCAGATCATCTGGGACCTCCGGGTCTTCGCCCAGATCAAGCTGCTGCAGGACAAGGGCTCCATCGCGAGCGAGACCAACCTGCTCGGCACCTACATCTACCAGCTCGGCGTCGGCTCCAGCGACTTCGCGATGGCGAGCGCTGTCAGCGTCTTCGTGCTCGTGCTGACCGTCGCACTCAGCTGGTTCTACGTGCGCTCCCTGCTCAAGGAGGACGAATCGTGA
- a CDS encoding carbohydrate ABC transporter permease, translating to MRTSRVLLGALGIVLALIWVFPVYWMVNSSLLPNVTLQNSTPTWLPFGGSFDNFSAVVGGGTFFPALGMSVAVALITVVCCLAFAFLAALAISRFRFRGRRSFVLAVLLIQMLPAEGLFIAQYKLMGTLGLLNTVVGVSILYIAAVVPFTVWMLRGFVAGIPADLEEAAMVDGLSRTQAFLRITFPLLAPGLVASGVYAFLQAWNEFTVALVILPQSSSATLPLWLRGFVQQSASRATDWGQVMAASTLVAVPVIIFFLIVQGRMTSGLVSGAVKG from the coding sequence ATCCGGACCTCGCGCGTCCTGCTCGGTGCCCTCGGCATCGTGCTCGCCCTGATCTGGGTCTTCCCCGTCTACTGGATGGTGAACTCGTCGCTGCTGCCGAACGTCACCCTGCAGAACTCCACGCCCACCTGGCTGCCGTTCGGCGGGTCGTTCGACAACTTCTCCGCGGTCGTCGGCGGCGGGACGTTCTTCCCGGCACTCGGGATGAGCGTCGCCGTCGCGCTGATCACGGTCGTGTGCTGCCTGGCGTTCGCGTTCCTGGCCGCGCTCGCGATCAGCCGGTTCCGCTTCCGCGGCCGCCGGTCGTTCGTGCTCGCCGTGCTGCTCATCCAGATGCTGCCGGCGGAGGGGCTGTTCATCGCCCAGTACAAGCTGATGGGCACGCTGGGCCTGCTGAACACGGTCGTCGGCGTCAGCATCCTGTACATCGCCGCCGTCGTGCCGTTCACCGTCTGGATGCTGCGCGGCTTCGTCGCCGGCATCCCCGCCGACCTCGAAGAGGCCGCGATGGTGGATGGGCTCAGCCGCACGCAGGCGTTCCTGCGGATCACGTTCCCCCTGCTCGCGCCGGGCCTCGTCGCCTCGGGCGTGTACGCATTCCTGCAGGCGTGGAACGAGTTCACGGTCGCGCTCGTCATCCTGCCGCAGTCGAGCAGCGCCACCCTTCCGCTGTGGCTGCGCGGCTTCGTGCAGCAGTCCGCCTCGCGCGCGACGGACTGGGGCCAGGTCATGGCCGCATCCACTCTGGTCGCCGTCCCCGTCATCATCTTCTTCCTCATCGTGCAGGGGCGGATGACGAGCGGGCTGGTCAGCGGGGCGGTGAAAGGGTGA
- the nagZ gene encoding beta-N-acetylhexosaminidase translates to MSGASVAASAVTDPDLRRSIAATLLPGFLGTTLPGWLEARLRDGLGGVCLFGQNIVSPEQLRALTDAIRAANPDAIVAIDEEGGDVTRLYYGSGSPYPGNAVLGRLGDAAYTEQVAQRVGEELRRAGVNLDFAPDIDINSNPDNPVIGVRSFGSSPEVVAEHGAAWTRGLQSAGVAVAAKHFPGHGDTGTDSHLALPVVDLSAAQLRERELVPFRAVIEAGARAVMTSHILLPQLDAALPATLSPAIIEGMLRGELGFGGVVVSDALDMHGASGDRGIPEAAVLALAAGCDLLCIGTENTDEQLAAIEAAIAAAVSSGRLAPSRVAEASARVLTLARSAAATAAAAAAAEHRKNVVDTPSDTTDFLWSTAAEKDIAAAERAFDVSAYARGWLEEYAGGSYSVVRIDTVANIAVGTAPWGPFSDVEADPASPWAAAFTANPAVLFTEGDHPDLVLAAQSPVLVIGKDNHRHAFARAAIDRLRAERERVLVVDMGWPSDDRAYADIATFGASRLVGRALLELLGRGS, encoded by the coding sequence GTGAGCGGCGCGTCCGTCGCCGCTTCCGCTGTCACCGATCCGGACCTCCGCCGCAGCATCGCCGCGACGCTGCTCCCCGGGTTCCTCGGGACGACGCTGCCCGGCTGGCTGGAGGCCCGCCTGCGCGACGGGCTCGGCGGGGTGTGCCTGTTCGGGCAGAACATCGTCTCGCCCGAGCAGCTCCGTGCTCTGACCGACGCCATCCGCGCGGCCAATCCGGACGCGATCGTCGCGATCGACGAGGAGGGCGGCGACGTCACCCGCCTGTACTACGGCAGCGGTTCGCCGTACCCGGGCAACGCCGTCCTCGGCCGGCTCGGCGACGCGGCCTACACCGAGCAGGTCGCGCAGCGGGTGGGGGAGGAGCTGCGGAGGGCCGGGGTGAACCTCGACTTCGCGCCCGACATCGACATCAACTCCAATCCGGACAACCCGGTGATCGGCGTGCGCAGCTTCGGCTCGTCGCCGGAGGTGGTCGCCGAGCACGGGGCCGCGTGGACGCGCGGGCTCCAGTCGGCGGGCGTCGCGGTCGCGGCGAAGCATTTTCCGGGGCACGGTGACACCGGGACGGACTCGCACCTCGCGCTTCCCGTCGTCGACCTGTCCGCCGCGCAGCTGCGCGAGCGGGAGCTCGTGCCGTTCCGGGCCGTCATCGAGGCCGGAGCGCGGGCTGTGATGACCTCCCACATCCTGCTCCCGCAGCTGGATGCCGCGCTCCCGGCGACCCTCAGCCCTGCGATCATCGAGGGGATGCTGCGCGGCGAGCTCGGCTTCGGCGGCGTCGTCGTCAGCGACGCGCTCGACATGCACGGGGCGAGCGGCGACCGCGGGATCCCAGAGGCCGCCGTGCTGGCGCTCGCCGCGGGGTGCGACCTGCTCTGCATCGGCACCGAGAACACCGACGAGCAGCTGGCCGCCATCGAGGCCGCCATCGCCGCCGCTGTGTCCTCGGGACGCCTTGCGCCCTCCCGCGTCGCCGAGGCCTCCGCCCGCGTGCTCACCCTCGCCCGCTCCGCAGCCGCCACCGCAGCCGCAGCCGCCGCCGCCGAGCACAGGAAAAACGTCGTCGATACGCCCTCGGACACGACCGATTTCCTGTGGTCGACGGCTGCCGAGAAGGACATCGCGGCGGCGGAGCGCGCGTTCGACGTGAGCGCATACGCTCGCGGCTGGCTGGAGGAGTACGCGGGCGGTTCGTACTCCGTGGTCCGGATCGACACCGTCGCGAACATCGCCGTGGGGACCGCGCCGTGGGGGCCGTTCTCGGACGTGGAAGCCGACCCGGCGAGCCCGTGGGCGGCGGCCTTCACCGCCAACCCGGCGGTGCTGTTCACCGAGGGCGACCATCCGGACCTCGTCCTCGCGGCGCAGTCGCCGGTGCTCGTCATCGGCAAGGACAACCACCGGCACGCCTTCGCACGCGCCGCGATCGACCGGCTCCGGGCGGAACGGGAGCGTGTGCTCGTGGTGGATATGGGCTGGCCGAGCGATGACCGCGCGTACGCGGACATCGCCACCTTCGGCGCCTCCCGCCTCGTCGGACGCGCCCTGCTCGAACTGCTCGGGCGCGGCTCGTGA
- a CDS encoding ROK family protein, with protein sequence MRLGIDIGGTKTDAVAVDELGALAQRVRLATGFGDVAVVETAVAAVSRLGELTGLAPGGFQSIGIGVPGMVDTASGDVAHAVNLGLERLALGGMLAGRLGVGVRVENDVKAAALGAHHLLGLTGTMAFLNLGTGMAAGIVVDGRLWRGSTGIAGEIGHLPVDPRGALCACGQHGCLETVASGSGVARQWPTDDPLPVRALFAAAADGDREARAVKARLAAGIASAVRVLVLTVDVGTVVIGGGLSHLGERLLGDVHEVLHDWERTSPFLASLDLPGRVRLVPEGTPVAALGAALVGEN encoded by the coding sequence GTGAGGCTCGGGATCGACATCGGCGGCACCAAGACCGACGCGGTCGCCGTCGATGAGCTCGGCGCGCTCGCGCAGCGGGTGCGGCTCGCGACGGGCTTCGGCGACGTCGCGGTGGTCGAGACCGCGGTGGCGGCCGTCTCGCGACTCGGCGAGCTCACCGGTCTGGCGCCCGGCGGCTTCCAGTCCATCGGGATCGGCGTGCCGGGGATGGTGGACACTGCCTCGGGCGACGTCGCGCACGCGGTCAACCTCGGACTCGAACGCCTGGCACTCGGCGGGATGCTCGCGGGCCGGCTGGGCGTCGGGGTCCGGGTCGAGAACGACGTGAAGGCGGCCGCCCTCGGCGCCCACCACCTGCTCGGGCTGACCGGCACGATGGCCTTCCTCAACCTCGGGACGGGGATGGCGGCGGGCATCGTCGTCGATGGGCGCCTCTGGCGCGGGAGCACGGGCATCGCCGGCGAGATCGGGCACCTTCCGGTCGACCCGCGCGGCGCCCTCTGCGCGTGCGGTCAGCACGGCTGCCTGGAGACCGTCGCGAGCGGGTCCGGCGTCGCCCGGCAGTGGCCGACGGACGACCCGCTCCCGGTCCGCGCGCTGTTCGCCGCGGCCGCCGACGGCGACCGTGAGGCACGGGCCGTGAAGGCTAGGCTGGCAGCGGGCATCGCCTCCGCGGTGCGCGTCCTCGTGCTCACCGTCGATGTCGGCACCGTCGTCATCGGCGGCGGACTGAGCCACCTGGGGGAGCGCCTGCTAGGTGACGTCCACGAGGTGCTGCACGACTGGGAGCGCACGTCGCCGTTCCTGGCGTCGCTCGACCTCCCGGGCCGCGTGCGCCTCGTCCCCGAAGGCACCCCTGTCGCCGCCCTGGGCGCGGCACTCGTAGGAGAGAACTGA
- the nagB gene encoding glucosamine-6-phosphate deaminase, which produces MAEIVVVRDQDAAGDLAAHSILDLIAAKPEAVLGLATGSTPLAVYRALERGIAERGVDVSHVRGYALDEYVGLPPGHPESYRAVITREVVEPLGLTPSLIHVPNGSLDGIEHAGADYEKAIAESGGVDVQLLGIGTDGHIGFNEPGSSFASITRVKTLTEQTRKDNARFFDSEDDVPMHCITQGLSTILKARHLMLLAFGEGKAEALAGAVEGPVSASNPGSAIQLHPHVTVLVDEAAASRLKNLDYYRYAYANKPSWQTL; this is translated from the coding sequence ATGGCCGAAATCGTCGTCGTCCGCGACCAGGACGCCGCGGGCGACCTCGCCGCGCACAGCATCCTGGACCTCATCGCGGCAAAGCCGGAGGCGGTGCTCGGCCTTGCGACCGGCTCCACTCCGCTCGCCGTGTACCGCGCGCTGGAGCGCGGCATCGCCGAGCGCGGCGTCGACGTGTCGCACGTCCGCGGGTACGCGCTCGACGAGTACGTCGGCCTCCCGCCCGGTCACCCCGAGTCCTACCGCGCGGTCATCACGCGCGAGGTGGTGGAGCCGCTGGGGCTGACGCCGTCGCTCATCCATGTGCCCAACGGCTCGCTCGACGGCATCGAGCATGCGGGCGCGGACTATGAGAAGGCCATCGCCGAATCCGGAGGCGTGGATGTGCAGCTGCTCGGCATCGGGACGGACGGGCACATCGGCTTCAACGAGCCCGGTTCGTCGTTCGCCTCGATCACCCGGGTGAAGACGCTGACCGAGCAGACACGTAAGGACAACGCGCGCTTCTTCGACTCGGAGGACGACGTCCCGATGCATTGCATCACGCAGGGCTTGTCGACGATTCTCAAGGCGCGGCACCTGATGCTGCTGGCCTTCGGCGAGGGCAAGGCGGAGGCGCTGGCGGGCGCCGTCGAAGGACCGGTGTCGGCCTCGAACCCGGGGTCGGCCATCCAGCTGCACCCGCACGTCACGGTGCTCGTGGACGAGGCGGCGGCGTCGCGGCTGAAGAACCTCGACTACTACCGCTACGCGTACGCGAACAAGCCGTCCTGGCAGACGCTGTAG
- the nagA gene encoding N-acetylglucosamine-6-phosphate deacetylase, translating into MTGLVVHSARKVDADGLVDDFWLVTDGAHITATGTGTGWRDATRDAGADLRVIDAHGHWLTPGFIDLHCHGGGGHPYDDGIEEMRAALATHRAHGTTRSLISHVANPLASLLESLAVVAELTTTDPLVLGSHLEGPFLAAERRGAHDARFLRDPEPEAVEQLIAAARGTLRTATIAPDLPNALEAIGVLTEAGVVVGVGHTTADYAMAARAFEVGARLLTHAFNAMPGIHHRAPGPVMAAIDNADVTLELILDGLHVHPTVAALLFREAPDRVALVTDAMAAAGATDGNYRLGGLNVTVHDGLAVLSGTDTIAGSTLTQDVALRNAVTLAGVDPVQAVAALTRTPARVLGESHRLGRLHAGYVADAVMLDHEWRVSAVVADGAVLTA; encoded by the coding sequence ATGACCGGCCTCGTCGTCCACAGCGCACGCAAGGTCGATGCGGACGGGCTGGTCGACGACTTCTGGCTCGTGACGGACGGCGCGCACATCACCGCGACGGGCACCGGCACGGGATGGCGTGACGCCACCCGCGACGCCGGCGCCGACCTCCGCGTCATCGACGCGCACGGCCACTGGCTCACTCCGGGCTTCATCGACCTGCACTGCCACGGCGGCGGAGGCCACCCCTACGACGACGGCATCGAGGAGATGCGCGCCGCCCTCGCGACCCATCGCGCCCACGGCACCACCCGCTCCCTCATCTCGCACGTCGCGAATCCACTCGCCTCCCTGCTGGAGAGCCTCGCCGTCGTCGCCGAACTGACGACCACGGACCCGCTCGTTCTCGGCTCGCATCTCGAAGGGCCCTTCCTCGCCGCCGAGCGACGCGGCGCACACGACGCGCGCTTCCTGCGCGACCCGGAGCCCGAGGCCGTGGAGCAGCTGATCGCCGCAGCCCGCGGCACCTTGCGCACGGCGACGATCGCACCCGACCTGCCGAACGCCCTGGAGGCGATCGGCGTCCTCACCGAGGCCGGGGTCGTCGTCGGCGTCGGGCACACCACCGCGGACTATGCGATGGCGGCACGCGCCTTCGAGGTCGGAGCCCGGCTGCTGACGCACGCGTTCAACGCGATGCCCGGCATCCACCACCGTGCCCCCGGTCCGGTGATGGCCGCGATCGACAACGCGGACGTGACCCTCGAGCTCATCCTCGACGGCCTCCACGTGCATCCCACCGTCGCCGCCCTGCTCTTCCGCGAGGCGCCGGACCGCGTCGCGCTCGTCACCGACGCCATGGCCGCTGCCGGCGCGACCGACGGGAACTACCGGCTCGGCGGCCTCAACGTGACCGTCCACGACGGGCTGGCCGTGCTGTCGGGCACCGACACGATCGCCGGCTCGACGCTGACGCAGGATGTCGCCCTCCGCAATGCGGTGACGCTGGCCGGCGTGGACCCGGTCCAGGCGGTCGCCGCACTCACGCGAACTCCCGCGCGGGTGCTGGGCGAATCGCACCGGCTGGGCCGGCTGCACGCCGGGTACGTCGCCGACGCCGTGATGCTCGACCACGAGTGGCGCGTCAGCGCCGTCGTCGCCGACGGCGCCGTCCTCACCGCCTGA
- a CDS encoding YrdB family protein, giving the protein MTSAPDQHAQLKVGPNDVLRFLLELFAIVSLGIWGFLAWPLPWNIVVGIGAPVVAILLWALFRSPRAVLHVDPFVKAIVEVVVMGSAAFAWWDLGQPIVAVVFALIATVSGVINGRREFA; this is encoded by the coding sequence GTGACATCCGCGCCCGACCAGCACGCCCAGCTCAAGGTGGGACCGAACGACGTCCTCCGGTTCCTGCTGGAGCTGTTCGCCATCGTCTCCCTCGGCATCTGGGGCTTCCTCGCCTGGCCGCTGCCGTGGAACATCGTCGTCGGCATCGGCGCTCCGGTCGTCGCGATCCTGCTGTGGGCGCTGTTCCGCTCCCCGCGCGCGGTGCTGCACGTCGACCCCTTCGTGAAGGCGATCGTCGAGGTCGTCGTGATGGGGTCGGCCGCCTTCGCCTGGTGGGACCTCGGACAGCCGATCGTCGCGGTTGTCTTCGCGCTGATCGCCACCGTCAGCGGCGTCATCAACGGCCGGCGCGAGTTCGCATGA